The DNA sequence ATgatttccagaaaaaaaaaaaaaaaaaaacttaaaaatttataaaatgtaaCTTTTTTGGAATCTATTTTACTTTCAgtaaatttcaacaaaatgaACGTTTTTTAAGCAAAATTAACAATTAATGCTGATATATGTCTGTGTGTGTCTGTGTCTCTGTGTGTCTGTGTGACTGTGTGTCTGGTACTCAATAATAAATGAAATCTAAACTTAATACTCTCTCGGATTGaagatttcaatttcctttctggctttcttttaaaaaggggaagaaattttcaaaattctccTTAATTTTTTGTAAACTGAGAAACGCAAATTCAAATTTAGGTTTAACAAAACCTATATGTAAAAGTATGGACATCTCTTGTAATATTCTTTATTCTAAAAAACATcatctttaaattaaaaaagtatattagacaatcttataaaataaaaaaatttattttttatcaaacttGGTAAATAGGTAGCAGACTAAATTATATATTCAGAAAAAGACTAAGTCATATGCTCAAAAAGGTAGAAATATAAATGTCAGTAATTAATTCACAAAATCTATTTGTAATTTGGGtcagaaaaaaagttaaatatatatatatatattcaagagCATATTCTTGGGCTCCCACTGAAAAGCATGATAGACATGACCAGTAATTTAATGCCACGTGCATAATCTCATGTCTAAGGTGACTTCTTCAATGTGATCTGGCTCTATGGTTCTGCCCCCAGTTTGATGCATGTGAATATGTTAGCGAGAGACAAGCATCTTGGTTCCGCTCCTATATAAAACGACAGCACTCTCTCTTCCTTCTTTCGTTTCCCTTtgttttctcttctctctctgtctttgtCTCTGTCTCCTTGCCTTATTATACATGAACACATTGGTTTCTCGCATTAATTCTTTCATTCCAAACAGAAAATAAAGTGTATATTCCGAGGCTGTTGGAGAGAAAGgggggtttttctttttctttttgttgttggtCTTGAAGTTTGATCACAAGAAGAGAAACCCAACAGCGATGGCTACGAAAGGATTGGTGCTCTATCTTCTGTCAGCTTTCTCTCTGGCTATTCTATCTGTTTCTTTCATTGACCACCAAAATGATTATAGCCCTCCTCACCAAAACTTCCTACAACAATCCCCAAATTCCACTCTTTGGCATTTATCAGGCACCGATAAAGTTTGGCCTGTATGTGTTTTTCTCCTATgttctgttattattattattattattattattatcattatttttgcaatctgtttgataaaaattttgatgtttTGCTTACTTGGGTAAAAAACGTTTATTTTTATCTGGTTACAGGAATTGAAGTTTAATTGGAGGCTTGTGTTAgctacaattattgggtttctGGGGTCGGCTTGTGGAACGGTGGGTGGGGTTGGAGGAGGTGGCATATTTGTTCCTATGCTTACTCTCATAGTCGGTTTTGACACAAAGTCGGCCGCTGCTATCTCCAAATGTAATAAAAGTCCCATCTTAATGcttgttcattttctttttgatttcaatcctaattttattcaaaaCCATTCTTGGATTGAAATATTACAAATCATTGAGTCAAACTCAATAAGTCAACCGTTAGAAGAATATAATATGTCCTAATTATATGAAGTAAACCTCATTTATTGCCCAGCTCTAAAGGCGGCCAAAAAATGGTGGCTGATCATAGAGATTCCAAAGTCACCCAACTTTctgttgttttttctttttaattatttaatactgTGCCTCCTTTGGtctttttcaaaactttgttGTTTGGTCCCTGCTCCTTTTTTGacttttcttgttcttcatttttttattcttactttttgtttcttgacagtaaaaaaaatttcatggaaattaattagttgttcttttctttttcttcttcattttcccACTAGTTTAATTTTGGAAATGCTTTTGACGGTGCTGCAGGTATGATAATGGGGGCATCAGTCTCATCTGTGTGGTACAATCTGAGAGTTCCTCATCCAACAAAACAAGTACCTATTTTGGATTACGATCTTGCCCTTCTGTTCCAGCCCATGCTTATGCTTGGCATTACTGTTGGTGTGGCTCTTAGCGTTGTGTTCCCTTACTGGCTTATCACTGTCCTCATCATTATCCTCTTCTTGGGTCAGTTGAAAATTAACCAACATTCATTTACTTGAAATATATCtaccaaataaaaagaattgaCTGGCTGATACAAACTGCTGTTTTCTGTTCTTTTCTGATGTATTAGGAACTTCTTCAAGGTCCTTCTATAAGGCAACCGAGATGTGGAAGCAGGAGTCAATATTAAAGGTCAGGCTTTTATGGTTTGGATAATGGACTTATGATATGCCAAGTTTTATGTTGTTTCTTATTTCtccaaatttggaaaattttgcagACAGAAATGGCCAAGCAGCGAGAAACTACAGTCAACTCTTGTGGTGAACGTAAGATAGAAgataatatattattgaaacCACAgagccttttattttatttatttatttttatgtagttTGGGGTATGGTATAGGAAGTTGATAGCTTTACTTTCGTGATTTGCAGTTCTAATCGATACGGAGTATGAACCATTAGTTCCTAAAGAAGAGAAAACTACAATGGTGAGAATCAAAAGCTTAGAATTTTCTCAAAttcccatttttaaatgtgaaaAGAACTGAAACAGTTAATATTGACATCTTCCAGCAAATACTATGTAGCAACCTCAGATGGAAAATGGTATTGGTGCTACTTGCTGTTTGGACTTCTTTCCTACTTCTTCAAGTCCTGAAGGCAAGTCTCTTATCTCTTTCCCCATCCACAGCTTCTTTTCTGTGTTTCTTCTTTCTCctaattattgttttcttaatATTGTCTTATTGAATTGCAGAATAATATCAAGGTCTGTGGTGTATGGTATTGGGTCATCTTCTGCCTACAGGTAAACAAAAGAAACCTAGCCAGCTAATTGATTGGTGCAACTTGTTTTATAACTTTTACACATAT is a window from the Ziziphus jujuba cultivar Dongzao chromosome 11, ASM3175591v1 genome containing:
- the LOC107432016 gene encoding sulfite exporter TauE/SafE family protein 4 codes for the protein MATKGLVLYLLSAFSLAILSVSFIDHQNDYSPPHQNFLQQSPNSTLWHLSGTDKVWPELKFNWRLVLATIIGFLGSACGTVGGVGGGGIFVPMLTLIVGFDTKSAAAISKCMIMGASVSSVWYNLRVPHPTKQVPILDYDLALLFQPMLMLGITVGVALSVVFPYWLITVLIIILFLGTSSRSFYKATEMWKQESILKTEMAKQRETTVNSCGELLIDTEYEPLVPKEEKTTMQILCSNLRWKMVLVLLAVWTSFLLLQVLKNNIKVCGVWYWVIFCLQFPIAFGVFGYESVKLYKEHKKRMSVGNTESICEASIEWTAMHLAFCALCGILGGTVGGLLGSGGGFILGPLLLEIGVIPQVASATATFVMAFSSSLSVVEFYLLKRFPIPFALYLTLISVLAGFWGQYLVRKLIAIFRRASIIVFILSGVIFASALTMGVIGIEKSIQMINNHEFMGFLGFCSSQ